A section of the Neorhodopirellula lusitana genome encodes:
- the ygiD gene encoding 4,5-DOPA dioxygenase extradiol — protein sequence MKTIAAAPFALGSLTDVEAYAQSLPASERMPALFLGHGSPMNAIEENEFVKKFREVEKSIATPKAILCISAHWFTQGTKVTAMEMPQTIHDFGGFPRELYDVQYPAPGHPELAAQTGKLLAPTTVELDQKWGLDHGAWSVIKHLYPNADIPVVQLSVDRTQPPEYHYQLGRKLDSLRDRGILIIGSGNIVHNLRTLDGRNLDKVNHGFDWAFEAQAFVNQYIVSGNHQPLLEYQRQGRAIQMSVPTPEHYLPLLYILGMRHQQQDVSLFNDKLVGGSISMTSVKIV from the coding sequence ATGAAGACGATTGCTGCCGCCCCGTTCGCCTTGGGGAGCCTCACTGATGTTGAGGCGTACGCTCAGTCTTTGCCGGCTTCCGAAAGGATGCCTGCCTTGTTTCTTGGACATGGCAGTCCCATGAACGCCATCGAAGAGAATGAGTTCGTCAAGAAATTTCGTGAAGTCGAAAAGTCCATCGCGACCCCCAAAGCCATTCTGTGTATCTCCGCTCACTGGTTCACTCAGGGAACCAAGGTCACAGCCATGGAGATGCCGCAAACGATCCATGACTTCGGCGGTTTTCCAAGAGAACTCTACGATGTTCAGTACCCTGCGCCGGGGCATCCCGAACTGGCGGCACAGACCGGGAAGTTGCTTGCACCCACAACCGTGGAGTTGGATCAGAAGTGGGGGCTGGATCACGGAGCCTGGTCGGTCATCAAGCATCTTTATCCGAACGCGGATATCCCCGTGGTGCAACTCAGCGTCGATCGCACCCAACCGCCTGAGTATCACTATCAACTGGGCCGCAAATTGGACTCGCTACGCGATCGTGGAATCCTGATTATCGGCAGTGGCAACATCGTTCACAATTTGCGCACGCTCGACGGACGAAACTTAGACAAAGTGAATCACGGATTTGACTGGGCGTTTGAGGCTCAAGCGTTCGTGAACCAGTACATCGTCAGCGGGAACCATCAGCCACTGCTCGAATATCAGCGGCAGGGACGGGCGATACAGATGTCGGTGCCGACGCCCGAGCACTATCTTCCACTGCTCTACATCTTGGGGATGCGTCACCAGCAACAGGACGTCAGCTTGTTCAATGACAAGTTAGTGGGCGGAAGTATCAGCATGACTTCCGTGAAAATTGTTTAG
- a CDS encoding FliI/YscN family ATPase, with protein sequence MSAIPALTFPKLPDANTVVQSLDSLVMFQIRGRVASVTGDAVTVQGMTAPLGALCELMPPNAKPTLARVIGFDGTRPILAPMEAITQLAAGDRVRLVSNSMSLRVGASLCGRVIDAFGRPIDGRPLSEDLTRVDVSHHSPDSLSRPPIDEPLQTGVRAIDAMLTCGIGQRMGIFAGSGVGKSTLLGMITRGTNADRVVIAMVGERGREVNEFIQKSLGEEGLKKSVVVVATSDRPAAQRLSAAMTATSIAEQFRDEGHNVLLLVDSVTRFAMAQRELGLAAGEPPTTRGYPPSVFNMLPQLVERAGRTQKGSITAFYTVLVEGDDHNEPIADAVRGLLDGHIVLNRRLAHRGHFPPIDIPQSVSRLQNHLVTPEIGQAVMQIREHMVQYENSEDLISIGAYRSGTDPRIDSAIAMRDPINLLLRQSSEERTPLDQAQQVIVALANSPPPTVASP encoded by the coding sequence ATGAGTGCGATTCCTGCGTTAACGTTCCCGAAGTTGCCTGACGCCAACACCGTCGTCCAGTCGCTTGATTCTTTAGTCATGTTCCAGATTCGCGGGCGTGTCGCGTCGGTGACGGGCGATGCCGTGACAGTTCAAGGCATGACCGCACCGCTGGGTGCCCTATGTGAACTGATGCCGCCGAACGCAAAGCCAACGCTAGCCAGGGTGATCGGGTTCGATGGCACACGCCCGATCCTGGCACCGATGGAAGCCATCACGCAACTAGCGGCGGGCGACCGAGTGCGATTGGTTTCGAACTCAATGAGCCTTCGCGTCGGCGCCTCGTTGTGCGGCAGAGTCATCGACGCATTCGGGCGACCAATTGACGGCCGACCACTCAGCGAGGATTTAACCCGCGTTGACGTCTCACACCATTCGCCCGATTCGCTGTCGCGGCCCCCAATCGATGAACCCCTACAAACCGGGGTCCGCGCGATCGACGCAATGCTGACCTGCGGCATCGGCCAACGGATGGGTATTTTTGCGGGTTCCGGCGTCGGAAAGAGTACGTTGCTGGGCATGATCACCCGCGGTACCAATGCGGATCGCGTGGTAATCGCGATGGTGGGCGAGCGGGGCCGGGAAGTGAACGAGTTCATCCAGAAATCACTTGGCGAAGAAGGACTCAAGAAAAGCGTGGTGGTCGTTGCCACCAGTGATCGGCCTGCCGCACAGCGATTGTCCGCCGCGATGACGGCGACCAGCATTGCCGAACAATTTCGTGACGAGGGACACAACGTGCTGTTGTTAGTCGACAGCGTGACCCGCTTCGCCATGGCCCAACGTGAACTCGGCTTAGCCGCCGGTGAACCGCCCACGACTCGGGGCTATCCGCCCAGTGTTTTCAACATGTTGCCCCAATTAGTCGAACGGGCTGGCCGGACCCAAAAGGGATCCATCACGGCGTTCTATACCGTCTTGGTCGAAGGCGATGACCACAACGAACCCATTGCGGATGCAGTTCGCGGCTTGCTGGATGGACACATCGTGCTTAACCGTCGTTTGGCGCATCGCGGTCACTTCCCGCCGATCGATATCCCACAAAGTGTCAGTCGGCTTCAAAACCACCTGGTAACGCCGGAGATCGGACAAGCCGTGATGCAGATTCGCGAGCACATGGTGCAGTATGAAAACAGCGAAGACTTGATTTCAATCGGAGCCTACCGCAGTGGCACCGATCCCCGCATCGATTCGGCGATCGCGATGCGAGACCCGATCAATTTGTTGCTGCGTCAATCTAGCGAAGAACGCACCCCCTTGGACCAGGCTCAACAAGTCATCGTGGCCCTCGCGAATTCGCCGCCTCCCACGGTAGCGAGTCCTTAG
- a CDS encoding sulfatase-like hydrolase/transferase, translating to MIRPFLICLFALCASATCSSIATAEKPNVLFISLDDLNDWVGCLGGHPQALTPNLDRLAESGALFTNAHCPAPACNPSRGAIMTGVSPHVSGLYDNRQSMRGQMPDADLLPRYFSNHGYWSAGSGKILHYIIDAQSWDEYYPPKETEDPFPRTFYPKKRPVSLPRGGPWQYIETDWAALDVTDEEFGGDYLVSKWIGKQLSQTHDKPFFLACGIYRPHEPWFVPKKYFEPFPLDEIQLPPGYLENDLDDLPPAGKKLGPNRYFPHIREQGQWKQGIQGYLASIYFADTMLGRVLDALENGPNKDNTIVVLWSDHGWHLGEKQHWQKYTGWRACTRIPLIMRVPKGAPGLPQGTVAGTTCDAPVNLLSLFSTLTQLSGLPDKETNDGPSLVPLLESPEAQWPHASITYLGRPGNFGVSGRRFRYISYDNGDEELYDIETDPYEWNNLAPKDEFASEITKLKAFLPATFAEYANNNSGASLPDLEWSPFDGTTELVSQPMHDPFEIRISNKAGEPLKIFSIDAQGGKHPYGTLETGWSKPYETRPGTIWLIANAEGQPLGYFTVGNEPAHAEVPVPNQ from the coding sequence ATGATCCGCCCGTTTTTGATATGCCTTTTTGCCTTGTGTGCGTCTGCGACGTGCTCGTCGATCGCGACGGCAGAGAAACCAAACGTTCTCTTTATCTCATTGGACGATCTCAACGACTGGGTTGGTTGCTTGGGCGGTCATCCTCAAGCATTGACACCGAACCTCGATCGTCTTGCTGAAAGTGGAGCACTGTTTACCAACGCTCACTGCCCCGCTCCCGCTTGCAATCCTTCGCGAGGCGCGATCATGACCGGCGTCTCGCCACATGTTTCCGGTCTCTATGACAACCGGCAAAGCATGCGAGGCCAGATGCCGGACGCGGACCTGTTACCACGCTACTTTTCAAATCATGGTTACTGGTCGGCGGGCTCAGGCAAGATCCTGCACTACATCATCGACGCGCAATCATGGGACGAATATTACCCACCCAAAGAAACGGAAGATCCGTTCCCACGCACTTTCTATCCCAAGAAGCGTCCGGTTAGTCTTCCACGCGGCGGTCCATGGCAATACATCGAAACAGACTGGGCGGCACTCGACGTTACGGACGAAGAATTTGGCGGCGATTATCTTGTGTCGAAATGGATCGGTAAGCAACTCTCCCAAACGCATGACAAACCGTTCTTTCTGGCCTGCGGAATCTATCGTCCACACGAGCCTTGGTTCGTTCCCAAGAAATACTTTGAACCGTTCCCGTTGGACGAGATTCAGCTCCCGCCGGGCTACCTTGAAAACGATCTCGACGACCTGCCGCCTGCAGGCAAGAAACTCGGGCCCAATCGATACTTCCCTCACATTCGAGAGCAGGGACAATGGAAACAGGGCATCCAAGGTTATCTCGCATCCATCTATTTCGCCGACACCATGCTCGGCCGTGTCCTCGACGCGTTGGAGAATGGTCCGAACAAAGACAACACCATCGTGGTCCTGTGGAGCGATCACGGTTGGCATCTAGGCGAGAAGCAGCACTGGCAGAAATACACGGGCTGGCGAGCATGCACTCGCATCCCGTTGATCATGCGTGTGCCCAAGGGAGCACCAGGCCTGCCGCAAGGGACTGTTGCCGGCACAACCTGTGACGCCCCGGTGAACCTACTCAGCTTGTTCTCGACACTCACGCAGCTTTCCGGACTGCCTGACAAGGAAACCAATGACGGACCTAGTTTGGTTCCATTGCTAGAATCGCCTGAGGCTCAATGGCCACATGCCTCGATCACGTACTTGGGCCGGCCTGGGAACTTCGGTGTCAGCGGTCGTCGCTTTCGTTACATCAGTTACGACAATGGTGACGAAGAACTCTATGACATCGAAACGGATCCCTATGAGTGGAACAATCTCGCACCCAAAGATGAGTTTGCAAGCGAGATCACGAAGTTGAAAGCTTTCCTGCCCGCGACGTTTGCTGAGTATGCAAACAACAACAGTGGTGCGTCGCTTCCCGACTTGGAATGGTCACCCTTTGATGGGACGACCGAGCTGGTATCGCAGCCTATGCATGATCCATTCGAAATCCGCATCAGCAATAAAGCCGGAGAGCCTCTTAAGATCTTTTCGATCGATGCTCAAGGAGGCAAACATCCATACGGAACATTGGAAACCGGCTGGAGTAAACCGTACGAGACGCGTCCAGGAACCATTTGGCTGATCGCGAATGCGGAAGGCCAACCGCTCGGTTATTTCACAGTTGGCAATGAACCTGCTCACGCCGAAGTCCCGGTACCGAATCAGTGA
- a CDS encoding FliG C-terminal domain-containing protein gives MNATASHAEHEASRAASLRRIAIVLSSLPKPVASKLMSELGTEARRRVRQELINLVDVDPLERKRALESFTGTVKRQAAGSDDQHPSASSYETESVDEATFSAASRMAAGNPTHARNASSERSASSSHPTASHQQGGPEPATSSSSLGFLDRVNDDDLMSLLQNEHPQTKAVVLASIDPARAAQFLPRMTPNERQDMLSRIGRLQALPEEMLADLASSFQSRVEQMQSARNVNPLQQLLNEHQLASTGWDSSNAAQHVPATAAAVSPRLQAILAEMPTASTPNTSHHHSESGVDPNGALTQQFTSSGPNTSGHNTGHVTSRSPDNREAEQAGMAADRLRRITRDEGSSTVSQATPDPTTPETEMPETGMSTDDVHRELVQLPARKLCEALGRVDTRVAILALCGLPNQTADAAIGCLPRTQAKQVRQHLMSVGSMEIREIDRAKDLVAQAAQVRGRVEGTSDTKPATVAGPSTAASNQQAMAVA, from the coding sequence TTGAACGCGACCGCATCCCACGCCGAACACGAAGCTAGCCGAGCGGCTTCGCTACGCCGGATTGCGATTGTATTGAGCAGTCTTCCCAAACCGGTCGCCTCGAAGTTGATGTCGGAACTGGGAACCGAAGCCCGACGTCGCGTACGTCAGGAATTGATTAATCTCGTTGACGTCGATCCGCTGGAACGCAAACGGGCACTGGAATCGTTCACCGGCACAGTCAAACGGCAAGCCGCGGGCTCGGACGACCAGCATCCATCAGCTTCGTCGTATGAAACCGAGTCGGTCGACGAGGCGACCTTCAGCGCAGCCAGTCGGATGGCTGCGGGCAACCCAACTCATGCGAGGAATGCTTCGTCAGAGCGATCCGCTTCCTCGTCGCATCCAACCGCTTCGCATCAGCAAGGCGGCCCCGAACCAGCGACCTCGTCGAGTTCGCTTGGATTCCTGGATCGGGTGAATGACGACGACCTGATGAGTCTGCTTCAAAACGAACACCCGCAAACCAAAGCGGTGGTTTTGGCGTCGATTGACCCAGCGCGTGCTGCCCAGTTCTTGCCACGCATGACACCGAACGAGCGGCAAGACATGCTGAGCCGGATTGGACGCTTGCAAGCGTTGCCGGAAGAAATGCTCGCGGACCTTGCTAGCAGCTTCCAAAGTCGCGTTGAGCAGATGCAATCGGCTCGTAACGTCAACCCACTGCAACAATTGCTCAACGAACATCAACTCGCCTCAACGGGCTGGGACTCATCCAACGCAGCGCAACATGTTCCCGCAACGGCCGCCGCGGTCTCGCCACGCTTGCAAGCCATTTTGGCTGAGATGCCAACTGCGTCCACGCCGAACACGTCACACCATCACTCGGAATCAGGCGTCGATCCAAACGGTGCCCTCACCCAGCAATTCACTTCGAGTGGCCCTAACACCTCAGGCCACAATACAGGACACGTAACGTCAAGAAGCCCTGACAATCGAGAAGCCGAACAGGCTGGCATGGCGGCCGACCGGCTACGACGAATCACTCGCGACGAAGGTTCTTCCACGGTGTCACAAGCGACGCCGGACCCAACGACGCCTGAAACCGAGATGCCTGAAACCGGGATGTCGACCGACGACGTCCATCGGGAACTGGTACAGCTGCCGGCACGCAAATTGTGCGAGGCGTTGGGAAGGGTCGACACGCGGGTGGCGATCCTGGCCCTGTGCGGTTTGCCGAACCAGACCGCCGATGCCGCCATCGGCTGCCTGCCTCGCACGCAAGCAAAACAAGTTCGACAGCATCTGATGTCGGTTGGATCGATGGAGATCCGCGAAATCGACCGCGCCAAAGATCTCGTCGCCCAGGCTGCTCAAGTTCGTGGTCGGGTCGAGGGCACGTCCGACACCAAGCCCGCCACCGTGGCCGGCCCTTCCACAGCAGCCTCAAACCAGCAAGCAATGGCGGTCGCTTAG
- a CDS encoding MarR family winged helix-turn-helix transcriptional regulator — MAGQLQRELKKRKPFDSPEFEAILNLLRTADLFQNRIGRFFREFGLTSSQYNVLRILRGEGKPLPSLEIADRMVQVVPGITGLIDRLEKQELVKRQRCTEDRRIVYVELTKKATKLLDEIDEPDRALHNELIGHLTPAELKSFSRLLEKARTRSQLEQDAK, encoded by the coding sequence ATGGCCGGTCAGTTGCAACGAGAGCTGAAGAAGCGGAAGCCGTTTGACTCGCCTGAATTTGAGGCGATCTTGAACTTACTGCGCACCGCCGATCTGTTTCAGAATCGGATTGGCCGATTTTTTCGTGAATTTGGCCTGACCAGTTCGCAGTACAACGTGCTGCGGATTTTGCGTGGCGAGGGCAAACCTCTGCCATCGCTGGAAATTGCAGACCGTATGGTGCAAGTGGTCCCAGGCATCACCGGACTGATTGATCGTCTCGAAAAGCAGGAACTGGTCAAACGCCAACGTTGCACCGAAGATCGCCGCATCGTTTACGTTGAACTCACCAAGAAGGCCACCAAGTTGCTCGATGAGATAGACGAACCGGATCGTGCCTTACACAACGAACTCATCGGTCACCTGACCCCTGCGGAACTGAAGAGCTTCAGTCGGTTGTTGGAAAAAGCACGCACGCGATCCCAGCTCGAGCAAGACGCCAAATAG
- a CDS encoding Xaa-Pro dipeptidyl-peptidase — MNRLSLPVFVLLLFASSPLRGDDITIPVIKDGEAQIIKELEDSDYWIRHDLWVETEFDLDGDGKLDRMHVSVTRPTQTDTQSLKLPVVYNSSPYFAGTTGGDDTYFWDARQELGDEPPKRSAAPEIDREGLRPIISKRHIKDWLPRGFVVVHSSAPGTGLSQGCPTVGDDPEALAPKAVIDWLCGRGKGFTEPFGGEPVEAYWSSGKVGMTGTSYNGTIPLAAATTGVEGLEVIIPVAPNTSYYHYYRSNGLVRHPGGYLGEDIDILYDFIHSGGTEETKAYCDCHVRDEQMMANQDRATGDYNDFWYTRDYLNRVDGVKAAVLMAHAFNDWNVVPEHSIRIYEALRKNGVQTQLFMHQGGHGGPPPISMMNRWFTHYLFGEDNGVENDKKSWIVREGDERTNPTGYPDYPHPWAKEVVVYPVAGAPQRGGLQLSPVEEPSEETLVDNFSFSGEALAQAEFTEHRLVYTTPKLSEAVHLSGTPRIKLRMACDRPAANLSVWLVSLPWNTNKHSKITDNIITRGWADPQNIDSMRESKPLVPGQFYDVEFDLQPDDQVIAKGQQIGLMIFSSDRDYTLHPTPGTELTIDLQQTQLSLPVVGGTMQFAPEN; from the coding sequence ATGAATCGACTCTCATTGCCTGTTTTCGTTCTACTGCTCTTCGCGTCCTCGCCTCTAAGGGGGGATGATATCACGATCCCCGTCATTAAGGACGGCGAGGCACAAATCATCAAGGAACTGGAGGACTCCGACTACTGGATCCGTCACGACCTTTGGGTGGAAACCGAGTTTGATTTGGATGGCGATGGGAAATTGGATCGGATGCATGTCAGCGTCACTCGCCCAACCCAAACCGACACGCAATCTCTGAAACTTCCCGTCGTCTATAACTCCAGCCCCTACTTTGCGGGGACTACCGGCGGTGATGACACGTATTTCTGGGACGCGCGGCAGGAACTGGGGGACGAACCGCCCAAGCGATCCGCGGCGCCGGAAATTGACAGAGAGGGCTTGCGCCCGATCATCTCCAAGCGACATATCAAGGATTGGCTTCCACGTGGATTCGTCGTCGTTCACTCGAGTGCTCCTGGCACAGGCCTTTCACAAGGATGCCCGACGGTCGGTGACGATCCCGAAGCACTTGCACCCAAAGCAGTGATTGATTGGTTGTGCGGACGCGGCAAAGGATTCACAGAACCGTTTGGCGGTGAACCCGTGGAAGCATACTGGTCATCAGGGAAAGTCGGCATGACCGGGACCAGTTACAACGGCACAATCCCGTTGGCGGCAGCCACGACCGGAGTGGAAGGACTCGAAGTCATTATCCCCGTGGCTCCTAATACCTCGTACTATCACTACTATCGGTCCAACGGATTGGTACGTCATCCAGGCGGCTATCTCGGTGAGGACATCGACATTTTGTACGACTTCATTCACAGCGGTGGCACTGAAGAAACGAAAGCGTATTGCGATTGTCACGTTCGTGACGAACAGATGATGGCCAATCAAGACCGAGCCACCGGTGACTACAACGATTTCTGGTACACCCGCGATTACTTAAACCGAGTCGACGGAGTGAAGGCGGCGGTGTTGATGGCGCACGCATTCAACGATTGGAATGTGGTTCCGGAACACAGCATTCGCATTTATGAAGCGTTGAGAAAGAACGGAGTTCAAACCCAACTGTTCATGCACCAAGGCGGCCACGGTGGTCCACCACCGATCAGCATGATGAATCGCTGGTTCACGCATTACCTGTTTGGAGAAGACAACGGCGTTGAAAACGACAAGAAGTCTTGGATTGTTCGCGAGGGAGACGAACGCACCAATCCGACCGGGTATCCGGACTACCCGCACCCGTGGGCGAAAGAGGTTGTGGTCTATCCCGTTGCAGGTGCTCCCCAACGCGGTGGCTTGCAGTTGAGCCCGGTCGAGGAACCGAGCGAGGAAACGCTGGTTGACAACTTCTCTTTCTCCGGCGAAGCACTTGCCCAAGCCGAATTCACCGAACATCGCTTGGTCTACACGACACCCAAGTTAAGCGAAGCGGTTCATCTATCCGGAACCCCGCGAATCAAACTGCGAATGGCTTGCGATCGTCCCGCAGCGAACTTGAGCGTCTGGTTGGTTTCGCTGCCTTGGAACACCAACAAGCACTCGAAGATCACCGACAACATCATTACCCGCGGATGGGCCGATCCCCAGAACATCGATTCGATGCGTGAGAGCAAACCATTGGTCCCCGGTCAGTTCTATGACGTGGAATTCGATCTACAGCCTGACGATCAGGTGATTGCCAAAGGGCAGCAGATTGGGTTGATGATTTTCTCGAGCGATCGCGACTACACACTGCATCCCACACCAGGCACCGAACTCACGATCGATCTTCAGCAAACGCAGCTAAGCTTGCCAGTCGTCGGTGGAACGATGCAGTTCGCACCGGAAAATTGA
- a CDS encoding endonuclease domain-containing protein, giving the protein MNHQHASNRRQNNTRSEGLLWSILRGQQLCGLKFRREHPIDPWIVDFACVAKSLVVEIDGGYHDGKIDDDLRRQRDLESRGWKVVRFTDQEVEQDAEAVARGIAAAIEMEYSFDPRLKTGSGARSIRARKPKPK; this is encoded by the coding sequence ATGAATCACCAACACGCAAGCAATCGCCGCCAGAACAACACCCGATCCGAAGGCCTGCTCTGGTCCATCCTTCGGGGCCAACAACTCTGCGGCCTCAAGTTTCGCCGCGAACATCCCATTGATCCCTGGATTGTCGACTTCGCGTGCGTGGCCAAGTCGCTTGTTGTCGAAATTGATGGAGGCTACCACGACGGGAAGATCGATGACGATTTGCGTCGGCAGCGTGACTTGGAATCACGCGGATGGAAAGTCGTCCGGTTCACCGACCAAGAAGTCGAGCAAGACGCTGAAGCGGTCGCCCGTGGGATCGCCGCTGCGATTGAAATGGAATACTCGTTTGACCCCAGGTTGAAGACCGGTAGCGGCGCACGAAGCATTCGTGCCAGGAAACCCAAACCGAAGTAG
- the rrtA gene encoding rhombosortase, with protein sequence MSTGESFLTTLPPIGRKSFQSMCRPGSVWLRQAPVTWLASAVAIAAFAFPSLTAALQLDFAAVDAGQWWRLLSGHLTHFGGDHLFWDLLMFIVLGAACERQHPWLYPIALTAMALGISATIALTCQDVTNYRGLSGIDTGLFVWFIATQIRQSLADRDRTFTTFWTAAGVLLTAKLLYESTTGEILFVNAEGFIPLVESHLSGAVFGAIFAGVGFVLDAWPRQERR encoded by the coding sequence ATGAGCACTGGTGAATCATTCCTGACAACGCTTCCCCCAATCGGCCGCAAATCGTTCCAATCGATGTGCCGGCCAGGAAGCGTCTGGCTCCGGCAAGCTCCCGTCACATGGCTCGCTTCAGCGGTCGCCATCGCGGCCTTTGCCTTCCCAAGCCTGACCGCTGCGTTGCAGTTGGATTTCGCCGCCGTCGATGCCGGGCAGTGGTGGCGACTTCTGTCCGGACACCTCACGCACTTCGGCGGCGATCATCTGTTCTGGGACCTACTTATGTTCATTGTCCTAGGTGCCGCCTGCGAACGACAACATCCCTGGCTCTACCCTATCGCGCTGACCGCAATGGCCCTGGGCATCTCCGCCACCATCGCATTGACGTGCCAAGACGTGACCAACTACCGAGGACTCAGCGGAATCGACACCGGCCTATTCGTCTGGTTCATCGCCACCCAAATCCGCCAATCCCTCGCCGACCGAGACCGAACCTTCACCACCTTCTGGACCGCAGCAGGAGTCCTACTGACCGCAAAACTTCTGTATGAATCCACCACCGGAGAAATCCTCTTCGTTAACGCCGAAGGATTTATACCGCTGGTCGAATCCCATCTGTCGGGTGCAGTGTTCGGAGCCATCTTCGCGGGCGTGGGGTTTGTGTTGGATGCATGGCCGCGGCAGGAACGTCGATAG
- a CDS encoding FliH/SctL family protein — protein sequence MATILKRFQQAVSGDTQGTDQDRTTVAQTKVGEALRLSPKAGSAQILKAGAFPAVSGASTDQNDTIPDSAESTNPPKDAESTPIAKGGLAARLPGNVIGKERTGSNGLVDFNLADLVEQGREQINSCRQEVEAMLEQARVQGETIKKDAKSAGHAEGKKVAAAEIEKRIASEADAKAKAQVESLRKAVLLMRTQYDAWMQQYAEVLTVTAIAAAEKLTRREIQLPNASLLSVPAEPGDTVADPVKSGEDHLLVRWAREALHSTRSAGKLTLAVHPDTLAELGRAFDDLLSNPDLPEQSMVVPDESLTVGDIVVRQDGGEIRAGINAQLERLREELLGDEIRSLGDTP from the coding sequence ATGGCAACGATACTGAAACGATTCCAACAAGCCGTCAGTGGCGACACTCAAGGTACAGACCAAGACAGGACTACCGTCGCGCAGACCAAAGTCGGCGAGGCCCTACGTCTAAGCCCGAAAGCGGGATCCGCACAAATTCTAAAGGCCGGTGCGTTCCCCGCGGTATCTGGTGCGTCAACCGATCAGAACGACACGATACCGGACTCCGCGGAGAGCACAAATCCCCCGAAAGACGCGGAGTCCACGCCGATCGCCAAAGGCGGACTCGCGGCTCGACTGCCGGGCAACGTGATCGGCAAAGAGCGGACCGGAAGCAACGGCCTGGTCGACTTCAACTTGGCAGACTTGGTTGAACAGGGACGCGAACAAATCAATAGCTGTCGACAAGAAGTCGAAGCGATGCTGGAACAGGCACGTGTTCAAGGCGAGACCATCAAGAAGGATGCCAAGTCGGCCGGGCACGCCGAGGGCAAGAAAGTGGCCGCCGCTGAAATCGAAAAACGCATTGCTTCCGAAGCAGATGCCAAGGCGAAAGCCCAGGTCGAATCGCTTCGCAAAGCCGTGCTGTTGATGCGAACCCAGTACGACGCCTGGATGCAACAATACGCCGAGGTATTGACCGTAACGGCGATCGCAGCAGCCGAGAAGCTAACCCGGCGTGAAATCCAGTTACCCAACGCTTCGCTGTTAAGCGTTCCTGCCGAGCCAGGCGATACCGTTGCCGATCCGGTTAAATCAGGTGAAGATCATTTGCTGGTTCGCTGGGCACGAGAAGCCCTACACAGCACTCGTTCCGCTGGCAAGCTAACACTGGCGGTTCACCCGGACACACTTGCGGAACTCGGACGTGCGTTCGATGACCTGCTAAGCAATCCTGACTTGCCTGAACAATCGATGGTCGTGCCCGATGAATCGCTAACGGTTGGCGACATTGTCGTTCGCCAAGACGGAGGCGAAATTCGAGCAGGCATCAATGCCCAACTGGAACGCCTGCGGGAAGAATTGCTCGGCGACGAAATTCGCTCGTTGGGAGACACCCCATGA
- a CDS encoding flagellar export protein FliJ — protein sequence MRFTTTFYSPHRVDIMAFQFRFDSLLQLRERQRDEVGNEVGKANEAIRRVDEQIEQLQQERDQLRAQAAGVIAGQTQTGTTDATPTRPANLSVDRMLQQGRYDLQLQTEQMSLRQTRGTLMQELDRRQTLLVAAEAEVKKLERLRETRQTEHTKLQLQREQAEADDLTTARMVIARRNAARTLNGDTRS from the coding sequence GTGCGTTTCACTACCACGTTCTATTCACCACATCGCGTGGACATCATGGCGTTTCAGTTTCGTTTCGATTCCCTCCTACAACTTCGCGAACGCCAACGCGATGAGGTGGGCAATGAAGTTGGCAAAGCCAACGAAGCGATCCGTCGTGTTGACGAACAAATTGAACAGCTTCAGCAAGAACGTGATCAACTCCGTGCCCAAGCCGCTGGTGTGATTGCGGGCCAAACGCAAACAGGCACGACCGACGCAACTCCGACTCGCCCGGCCAACCTGTCGGTTGATCGCATGCTGCAACAAGGACGTTACGACCTGCAATTGCAGACCGAACAGATGTCACTGCGTCAGACCCGCGGCACCTTGATGCAAGAACTCGACCGTCGTCAAACGCTGCTAGTTGCCGCCGAGGCCGAAGTAAAAAAACTCGAACGACTGCGTGAAACTCGCCAAACCGAACACACAAAGTTGCAACTGCAGCGTGAACAAGCTGAAGCCGACGATTTAACAACGGCTCGCATGGTCATTGCACGACGCAATGCCGCCCGCACACTCAACGGAGACACCCGCTCATGA